CACAGTGCCATCGCCATGACATCACGGTTTATCTCCCTGAGCTCGTTGGTAATTACACGTTGCGGTGTGCGGACCAAATCTGCAAAGGTAAAATAGACCTGACGCAAACGATAAAAGGTCTCCGGCTTCTCTGATTTCAACGTTTTAAGTAAACGCGTTTCATCAGCTGTGTTCATATTGTCTAACATTCGGATCAGAACAGATAAGCCATCTGCCGTTACATTTTCAAATGTTGGTGCCGTCAGAGACTGCTTCGCCAATCGGTCGGCAACATCTTTGAATGCTGCCAGAGGTAAAGTTTCAAACTGACCCAACTCATAAGCAACGGCAGCCTGATCTTTTGCCTTAAGACGCTGAATAATATCCGCTGCACGCTGAGCTTCTAACTGTGACAACACCAACGCTTTAATACGAACATCTTCATCTTTAATCAGATAAATTACCTGAGAGTCATTCAGCTTCTCCAGGAACGAGAAAGGCTTGCTGCTCTCTGGTGTATCACTGTCAATCGCCAATACCATGCGTTGATGAAAATCGACCAGTGAGGTTAATACCAATTCTGGCGACCATTCCATTTGCGTATGCAGTTCATTGATGTGCTGCCACTTTTCGGTATCAATGGCTGGTAATAAGCTCTTTAACAGGTTGCCCCCCATGACCTCGAGCATTGCGGCAACTTCTGTATCTCGCTGCCCCTGAATAGCTTCAGTCACGAGACGTTGAAAAAGCTGAGGTTTTGATAACCCAACAGATACCAGTTCCTGACGAGTTTCATTGAGTTTTTGCCGTAATTGCTGCATATCATCGCTATTACCCGATAATGGCATAACCGCAGGCATGGTTGGATCAGGCGCATCGGGGGATTGCCCCTCTGATGTTTCCGAGACTTTTGAACTTCCGGTACGGCGATAAAACCAGATAATCAGCAGTATTGATAGCAGCAAAAAGAACAGAACGATAAGAGTCCAGAGCCAATCCGCGTATTTCGTCACAAAACCCTCAGAGGTTTCGGCTGTCGGCGTTTCTTCTGACTGAGCGTTATCGAGACGATTAAAATCAGTTCTTACAATATTAAGTGTATCACCACGTAACTCGTTTAATTGAGACTTACGAGTAATGAGGTTCTTAAGAAACTCAACCTGTTCATCCTTTAATTCGCGATCAACAACTAGAGTGATCGTCATCTTCTTGATGCTATTGCGATATCCCAGTGTTTTTTCTTTGATAGTCTTAATCTTCTTCTGGGCTTCTTGTTTTAGCTGATCGGCGTACTGCAATGCTTGTTGACGGTCGAACTCAAGCTTCTCAACGATTTCTTGCAGTGCTGCAATCTCTTGCTGGTTTTCACGTAATAACGGTAATTCGTTGACCGGTAAACCAGGCAGCTCCTCCAGATCAGACGCATCGATGGTTTGTACTTCAGGAGGACGAACCTGAGTAGTGGTTATTGAAGGCACGGGGGCTTGTGGCAATACAGTTACTGGAGAACTTGATTCACCACCTTCTTTTACAACCGTACGGGTTTTTTGCAGTACCGCTTCAACCTGAATAATAAACTGGTTATTACCCAGGTATGATCCGATGTCGCGGGCAAGCCGGGCTTCCATTTCATTTTTAAAGCGAGCTTCCTCCAGTTCGTCTTTTTTGACAGGCACTTCATATTGCTGGTTTTCAGACTCTGCGGAAAAAGTAATCTGGGAGAATATAACCAGATTTAACAGTAACGAAATCAGTATTTTCATAGTGAGTCTCCGTTACTGAATACGTGCAAGACTGGTTTTTACCTGATCCATTTCCGGATCAAGCGACAGAGCTTCTTCCCAACTGGCTTTCGCTTCAGGAATTAAACCCATTTTGTAATAAATACTGCCTTTCAAAGCATGGGCCTGAGCAGAAGTTGGCAGGCGCTTCAGGGCTGCATTGGTTTCATCCAGTGCTTTCCAGTATTCCTTCTTGTAGAAAAGCGACTGAGCACTCAGAATGTGTCGAGTAGTTTGTTCAACAATCTGAGCTTTTTCCTGCTCTAACTCTTTTATTCGCTCTGCCATTTTCTGATGATTTTCTGTAGGGTCAGGCAGATCGTCAGCTACTTGAGATTCATCTTCGGCCTCAAATGCATCCGATTCGCTCTGCGGTGATTCCAGCACGTTTTGACCGTCCGGTAACGCCATAACAAACTTAATATCACTATCACCGGCGTCGAGTGTCAGTAAAATATCATAACCCGGCCCATAGCGATGAATGTGCATTAAGCCGTGTTGCTTCTTCGCTTCCTGCGCTACCTCTTCTTTTCTTTCTGATTCTGATGGTGCATCTTCTGTTTCTGAAACCCAACCAGAATCACCAAAACCTTTTACAATACGATTGCTTCTTTCGTAGCTGCAACCGGATACTAAAGTCATCAGACCGATTAATATCACTGTGATTAATTTCATAATAACGCCTTAAAATCTCAGCCCTAATGTCAGGTCGTAACCGGTTCCACCAAATTTTCCGCCCTCTTCCAGTGTCGATTCGTCCTTCCATTTCACATCGCGTGTTGGCATTGAAACCATGCCGAAGTCAATGAAGCCGTCACTGAAAAATGGAAATTCAAAGCCTAAGCGAAAGACGAGACTGTTAGCATCATTAAAGAATGACTGCCCGAGTCCGAGGTAAACACGGGTATCAATGATATTATCGAGGCTGGGCAAATCTGCGATTATCCGACCCTCAAGATTGATTCCGGATACATCGAAATTGTCGCTTTCAGAAAAATTACGAAAATGCTCAATCGCAAGCGTGTACTCCAGCTTCTCATCGATACTGGTTGCCTCACGACGACGCAAACCGAATACGGTGACCCCATCAACTTTTTCACTGCCACCGGCAACAACATCACGCTCACCAGTGACTCCCCAGCTACCAACAGTCAGCTCGTAAGTCACCAGGTCAAAGCCTTCTTCTTCCTGTTCGCGTGTTGTCCTTTTCGAATATTCTTTTAACCACAATAAACCGTTGTCACGAGCATCAACCATGCGCAGATTAATGGTGAACTTTTCATCATGTACTGAGGCATTCCAAAATAGAAAAGCATCGGCACGCACTTTCTTACCCAAACGACGAAGTTGCTGATTTGATTCTGCCGCATGGGCAATTTCTAACTGTTCTCCTCGCAGCTGTACCTGCGTCATACGACATTCAATGCACTGAATCAGCTCGAAACGGTCACTATCGAGCACCCGGTGCATCAGTTTATTTTCAATCATCAGGTGAACTTGCTTTGGTATCTTTCGATGCAAACGGTCGCCGTTGTGATACATGGCAACCCGTTTGATATTGGCATCCAGATCAAT
The Saccharospirillaceae bacterium genome window above contains:
- a CDS encoding tetratricopeptide repeat protein; the protein is MKLITVILIGLMTLVSGCSYERSNRIVKGFGDSGWVSETEDAPSESERKEEVAQEAKKQHGLMHIHRYGPGYDILLTLDAGDSDIKFVMALPDGQNVLESPQSESDAFEAEDESQVADDLPDPTENHQKMAERIKELEQEKAQIVEQTTRHILSAQSLFYKKEYWKALDETNAALKRLPTSAQAHALKGSIYYKMGLIPEAKASWEEALSLDPEMDQVKTSLARIQ